A region of Pieris rapae chromosome 20, ilPieRapa1.1, whole genome shotgun sequence DNA encodes the following proteins:
- the LOC110995974 gene encoding DNA polymerase interacting tetratricopeptide repeat-containing, protein of 47 kDa isoform X1 has protein sequence MGDNVENKSMRMSDEERAALCQKLDQELDDFIDGLEKKRYTEGWPEDRWEEEMDKHPFFMKTAPSGDEMSPLAEGLAKLKYDPEENTPLELATNYKEDGNFNFKHKNYRLAILGYTEGIKVRSDNAEINASLYNNRAASHWHLKNYRSALFDSERALAFDPEHSKARLRAAKAALEVALYDKCVEHCSKLLEKEENIEITDLLNAANKKKLLKERDIRKKERREKKNEETKNVIVKTIIERGIKISNCEDEDDIDLSKLEPCLPGAQDSIVHLENGVLKWPVLLLYPEYQMTDFIKACPETVSLINQLEQLFPAPWDEENKYNSGSINVYFEGWDKMPHVVDPSRNLGDLLTTKYFELKAGTPAFFVLPRGSKVERQFLETYI, from the exons atgggtgataatgttgaaaataaatctatgAGGATGAGCGACGAGGAGAGGGCGGCTTTGTGTCAGAAATTAGATCAGGAGCTCGACGATTTTATTGATGgtttagaaaagaaaagataTACCGAAGGATGGCCAGAAGATCGGTGGgag GAAGAAATGGACAAACATccattttttatgaaaactgCTCCAAGTGGTGACGAAATGTCTCCGTTAGCTGAAGGTTTAGCAAAACTCAAATATGATCCTGAAGAGAATACACCATTAGAACTTGCTACTAACTATAAAGAAGATGgcaactttaattttaagcaTAAGAATTACAGACTTGCAATATTGGG ataTACCGAGGGCATTAAAGTAAGATCAGATAATGCAGAAATAAATGCAagtctttataataatagggCAGCTTCTCATTGGCACTTAAAGAATTATAGATCAGCTTTATTTGATAGTGAGAGAGCGCTAGCATTTGACCCCGAACATAGTAAAGCCAGGCTTAGAGCTGCAAAAGCAGCTTTAGAAGTTGCCCTGTATGACAAATGTGTAGAGCACTGCAGTAAACTACTTgagaaagaagaaaatatagaaatcaCTGACCTTTTAAATGcagccaataaaaaaaaactactaaaagAAAGAGATATAAGGAAAAAGGAGAGaagagaaaagaaaaatgaagaaactaaaaatgtaatagttaaaacaataattgaaaGAGGCATTAAGATTTCAAACTGTGAAGATGAAGATGATATAGATTTGTCCAAATTAGAGCCATGTTTACCAGGAGCACAGGACTCAATAGTACATTTGGAAAACGGAGTGCTTAAGTGGCCAGTCTTGCTTCTGTACCCTGAATATCAGATGACAGACTTCATAAAGGCGTGTCCAGAAACTGTTTCATTGATAAACCAGTTAGAGCAATTGTTCCCGGCCCCATGGGAtgaggaaaataaatataattcagggtctatcaatgtttattttgaaggTTGGGATAAGATGCCCCACGTGGTTGATCCATCACGGAATCTTGGCGATTTACTTACAACAaagtattttgaattaaaagcaGGGACACctgcattttttgttttgccaCGAGGTAGCAAAGTTGAGAGACAGTTTTTGgagacatatatataa
- the LOC110995974 gene encoding DNA polymerase interacting tetratricopeptide repeat-containing, protein of 47 kDa isoform X2, with product MARRSVGEMDKHPFFMKTAPSGDEMSPLAEGLAKLKYDPEENTPLELATNYKEDGNFNFKHKNYRLAILGYTEGIKVRSDNAEINASLYNNRAASHWHLKNYRSALFDSERALAFDPEHSKARLRAAKAALEVALYDKCVEHCSKLLEKEENIEITDLLNAANKKKLLKERDIRKKERREKKNEETKNVIVKTIIERGIKISNCEDEDDIDLSKLEPCLPGAQDSIVHLENGVLKWPVLLLYPEYQMTDFIKACPETVSLINQLEQLFPAPWDEENKYNSGSINVYFEGWDKMPHVVDPSRNLGDLLTTKYFELKAGTPAFFVLPRGSKVERQFLETYI from the exons ATGGCCAGAAGATCGGTGGgag AAATGGACAAACATccattttttatgaaaactgCTCCAAGTGGTGACGAAATGTCTCCGTTAGCTGAAGGTTTAGCAAAACTCAAATATGATCCTGAAGAGAATACACCATTAGAACTTGCTACTAACTATAAAGAAGATGgcaactttaattttaagcaTAAGAATTACAGACTTGCAATATTGGG ataTACCGAGGGCATTAAAGTAAGATCAGATAATGCAGAAATAAATGCAagtctttataataatagggCAGCTTCTCATTGGCACTTAAAGAATTATAGATCAGCTTTATTTGATAGTGAGAGAGCGCTAGCATTTGACCCCGAACATAGTAAAGCCAGGCTTAGAGCTGCAAAAGCAGCTTTAGAAGTTGCCCTGTATGACAAATGTGTAGAGCACTGCAGTAAACTACTTgagaaagaagaaaatatagaaatcaCTGACCTTTTAAATGcagccaataaaaaaaaactactaaaagAAAGAGATATAAGGAAAAAGGAGAGaagagaaaagaaaaatgaagaaactaaaaatgtaatagttaaaacaataattgaaaGAGGCATTAAGATTTCAAACTGTGAAGATGAAGATGATATAGATTTGTCCAAATTAGAGCCATGTTTACCAGGAGCACAGGACTCAATAGTACATTTGGAAAACGGAGTGCTTAAGTGGCCAGTCTTGCTTCTGTACCCTGAATATCAGATGACAGACTTCATAAAGGCGTGTCCAGAAACTGTTTCATTGATAAACCAGTTAGAGCAATTGTTCCCGGCCCCATGGGAtgaggaaaataaatataattcagggtctatcaatgtttattttgaaggTTGGGATAAGATGCCCCACGTGGTTGATCCATCACGGAATCTTGGCGATTTACTTACAACAaagtattttgaattaaaagcaGGGACACctgcattttttgttttgccaCGAGGTAGCAAAGTTGAGAGACAGTTTTTGgagacatatatataa